The sequence TAAAAATGCACCAAGAAAACTGGGGCACATTTAATGTTGATAGCTTAGAAGCACCTGGTGGCCCAGCCAAAGGTGAGACCTATGGTTTGCCTTGGCCATGCTGGGGTACGCCAGAGATGAAACACCCTGGCTCCCACATTTTGTATAACGAAACAAAGCATGTTAAAGACGGTGGTGGCTCTTTCCGCGCCCGCTTTGGTGTCGAGCGAAATGGCGTCAATCTTCTTTCAGAAGAAGCTTACTCTGCGGGTAGTGAAATCCAAGATGGTTATCCTGAATTTACCGCTGACATGCTCAAGCAATTGGGTTGGTGGGATGATTTAACCGAAGACGAGAAAAAATACGCTGAAGGAAAAAACTGGAAAACAGATATTTCTGGCGGTATTCAACGTGTTGTCATTAAGCATGGCTGTATTCCCTATGGCAATGGTAAGGCCCGCGCGGTGGTATGGAATTTCCCCGATGATATCCCGCTGCACCGCGAACCACTTTACACTCCTCGTCGAGACTTAGTCGCTAAGTACCCAACCTACGAAGACCGTATGGTTGCACGTCTACCGACGCTTTATAAGTCCATTCAGGACAAGGACTTTGCCAAAGACTTCCCACTGGCGCTCACATCGGGTCGTTTAGTGGAATACGAAGGCGGTGGTGAAGAAACTCGCTCTAACCCTTGGTTAGCTGAGCTACAACAAGAAATGTTTATCGAAATAAGCCCGGCAGACGCTGCTGACCGTGGTATCCGTGACGGTGACAATGTCTTTGTTCATAGCCCTGAAGGCGCCAAGATCACAGTGAAGGCAATGGTGACACCACGGGTTGTTCCGGGTGAATGTTTTATGCCGTACCACTTCGCAGGGGTATTTGAAGGTGAAAGCCTTGCGAAAAATTATCCTGAAGGCACAGTGCCTTACGTGATAGGCGAATCAGCAAACACCATTTTAACTTATGGCTATGACGTTGTGACTCAGATGCAAGAAACTAAGTCCAGCCTCTGCCAAATAAGCAAAGCCTAACCTACTTGATGAGGAGATAAGCCATTATGGCAGTCATGAAATTTCTATGTGACACCAAACGCTGCATCGAGTGTAACGGCTGCGTCACAGCATGTAAAAACGAAAACGACTCTGCACTAGAGTGGGGTATTCAACGTCGCCGCGTGGTGACAATTAACGATGGTCAACCAGGTGAAGCATCCATTTCAGTAGCATGTATGCACTGTACCGACGCTCCTTGCATGGCCGTATGTCCGGCAGATTGTTTCTACCGTACTGACGATGGCATTGTGCTGCATAACAAAGATACCTGTATCGGTTGTGGTTACTGCTTCTATGCCTGTCCGTTTGGTGCACCACAATTTCCGAAGAAAACTGCCTTCGGTAGCCGCGGTAAAATGGATAAGTGTACTTTCTGTGCCGGTGGCCCAGAAGAAACCTTCTCCGAAGCCGAGCATAAGAAATACGGTGCAAACCGTATTGCCGAAGGCAAGCTACCCATGTGTGCAGAGCTTTGTGCAACCAAAGCACTGCTTGCGGGTGATGCGGAAGTGGTATCAAACATCTACCGTCAACGTATGGCCTCTCGAGGCAATCCTAACGTGATTTGGGGCTACAACCCCAAGACCGGTGAGATTAACTAAGCAGAGTGAAGGTTAGGGAGTCATCCCTAACCTCTGGCAAGGAGTGAAAATGTTAAACAAACAGTTAAACAAATCACTGCGCAGTCTGTTTGCTCTGATGGTACTCGTGATGGGATTGGGACTAGGCTCAGTAATGAGCGCAAGCCCAGTACAGGCAAGTGATCAGCAATCGAGCCAACAACAGGCGAAAGCGCAAACCAGCGAAGCCGATCTGTGGCGCGCGGTAAAGTCAGGTGAAACTGGCTACACCACGGCCGAAGGCGTCGAAGCTGGAGTGTTGATTAACGTTGCCGGCAACCAAGGTAAAGAACTGAGAAATCAATATATCACCCCGATTATGGCCCTTGCGGTTACGGGTGTGTTTGGCGTTTTCTTACTGTTTTATTTGGTGAATGGCCCCTCAAAACTCAGCCACGGCTTTTCAGGCAAAATGGTTGTACGTTGGTCAAAGGCGGATTTATGGATCCACTGGATCATGGCAATTAGCTGTCTTGTGCTGATGTTTACCGGCTTAACTATTATGCTCGGTAAGCATGTAGTGCAAGAACTGCTCGGGCCGGATATCTGGGCACCGCTGATCTATGGCAGTAAAACCGTGCACGACTGGGCAGGCCCTATCTTTATCGTGTCGTGGATTGTCTGCGTGGTGAAATGGATGCCGCTACAAACCTTTAAGATGTATGATCTTAAATGGTTCTTAGTGGTCGGTGGCTACATCAACTTTGGTCCATTCAAAGGTAAGCACCCTGACAGTGGTTTTGCTAACGCTGGTGAAAAAATGTGGTTCTGGACACTGACCCTATTCGGGCTGTTTATCAGTGTTTCAGGCATCATGTTAGTGCTCCCCGGCTTAGACCTGCCCCGTGAAGCCTCAATGGCCGCGCTGCTGATCCACTCGATCAGTGCCGTTATCCTAATAGCCTTTACGATTGTGCATATCTGGATGGCGACCGTGCTCAGCGAAGGCGGTATGGAGTGCATGAAGTCAGGCTATTGTGATGAAAACTGGGCAATCCAGCATCACAATTTGTGGTATGACGAAATCAAAGCCAACGGCAGCTTGCGTTATAAAGACTAACTAAAGCGATATGCTAAACCCGATAAAACACCTCGCACTGCGGGGTGTTTTTTTACCCAAAAACAAAAAAACACATTATTAACAAGTGATTAATATCCCAATAAACACGGCACTGTTTTGCCATCTCAACCGAATAGCCAAACCATGAGCAAGTTAACGCTTTTGGACATGCGCGTCACCTTCTGTAGTCGCAAACTGTTCTAGATCAAATCCTACTCAATTTTTTCCTACTATATTGCCGTCACGCGCGATGATTAACGGCAAGCAAGATGATTTAATTATCTTTTTCACCTCTAATCTTCACTTTTTGATAACAAGCACCATCTCCTCGAAAAGTCGCGCCGTCCCAAAAACCATAACCCCTATTTCAGGAGTCAGCATGAAGCAACAACCTAGCGATTTATCTCGCCGTTCTTTGCTTAAAGCACTCACCGTTGGCAGCGTAGCCGGCGCAGCAATTGCCGCTACCGGCATCAGTGCAGCCCAAGCCAGCGAGAGCAGCAAGGTAACAACTAAAGAGCCTAAGGGTTACCACGAAACTGCGCACATTATCAGCTATTACGATAGCCTGCGTAGCTAATCTAGGAGAAGTCAGCGATGAAGTTAACTCGCAAGTCCGATGTCGCCCAAGTGGCCAACAAACCGACGTTAGGTATTAGCCGTCGTCAATTTATGAAGCAAGCAGGTATTGCTACAGGTGGTATCGCCGCCGCTTCTTTAATGGGTACTGGCATGATGCGCCGCGCAGAAGCCAAAGATGTGCCATATGATGCTCCAATCGAGATCAAACGTACTATTTGTAGTGCGTGTGCTGTCGGTTGTGGTCTGTATGCCGAAGTACAAAACGGTGTGTGGACAGGTCAAGAGCCTGCATTCGATCACCCATTCAATGCCGGTGGCCACTGTGCTAAAGGTGCTGCGCTACGTGAACACGGCCACGGTGAAAAACGCCTGAAATACCCAATGAAATTGGTTGATGGCAAGTGGAAAAAAATCTCTTGGGAAGACGCGATTAACGAAGTGGGCGACCAAATGCTCAACATTCGTAAAGAATCAGGCCCAGACTCTGTGTACTTTATGGGTAGTGCGAAGTTCTCTAACGAAGGTTGTTATGCATACCGCAAACTGGCGGCCATGTGGGGCACCAACAACGTCGACCACTCTGCTCGTATTTGTCACTCTACCACGGTAGCTGGTGTTGCTAACACTTGGGGCTACGGTGCGCAAACTAACTCTTTCAACGACATTCAGAATGCCAATGCCATCTTCCTGATCGGTGCAAACCCTGCGGAAGCGCATCCAGTTTCTATGCAACATATTCTGATCGCCAAAGAGAAAAACAACGCGAAAATCATCGTCGTTGATCCTCGTTTCTCTCGTACTGCAGCACACTCAGATCTGCACTGCGCGATTCGTCCAGGTACCGATATTCCGTTTATTTACGGTATGTTATGGCACATTTTCGAAAACGGTTGGGAAGATAAAACCTTTATCCAACACCGCGTATTCGAGATGGAAACCATCCGTGCAGAAGTGAAAAAATTCCCACCTAAAGAAGTGGCGAATATCACAGGCGTAAGCGAAGAAGTGGTTTATCAAGCCGCGAAACTGATGGCAGAAAACCGTCCAGGTACCGTTATTTGGTGTATGGGTGGTACTCAGCATCACGTTGGTAACGCTAACACCCGCGCATACTGTATTCTGCAATTAGCCTTAGGCAACATGGGCGTATCTGGCGGCGGTACTAACATTTTCCGTGGTCACGATAACGTTCAAGCAGCAACGGACTTAGGTCTGCTATTTGATAACTTACCAGGTTACTACGGTCTGACTACTGCGGCATGGGAACATTGGACTAACGTGTGGGAACTGGATATGGAGTGGATGAAGAGTCGCTTCGATCACGGAACCTACCTTGGTCGTGAGCCAATGACCACACCTGGTATGCCATGTTCTCGCTGGTTTGACGGCGTGTTATTAGAAAAAGATAAACTGGCACAGAAAGACAATATCCGCATGGCTTTCTTCTGGGGACAATCGGTTAACACTGGCACCCGCCAACGTGATGTCCGCGATGCCTTAGATAAATTAGATACGGTTGTGGTCGTGGATCCATTCCCAACCATCGCAGGTATCATGCACAGCCGTAAAAACGGCGTGTACCTGTTACCAGCCTGTACTCAATTTGAAGCCTCTGGCGCAGTATCTAACTCAGGCCGTTCAATTCAGTGGCGTGAGCAGGTGATTCAGCCGCTATTCGAATCTAAAAACGATATCGAAATTATGTACATGCTTGCGAAAAAAGTGGGCATTTCTGAGCAATGGGCTAAGCGCTGGAACATCGCAGGCAATATGCCAGTGGTTGAAGATATCTCTCGCGAAATCAACCGCGGTATGTGGACTATCGGTTACACCGGTCAAAGCCCAGAGCGTATCAAACAGCACACCCAAAACTGGGGTACCTTTAGCAACAAGACGCTTGAAGCTGCAGGTGGTCCATGTAAAGGTGAAACCTATGGCTTACCTTGGCCATGTTGGGGCACACCAGAAGCCAAGCACCCTGGTACCCAAATTCTGTATAACCAAGACAAGCACGTTAAAGACGGCGGCGGTAACTTCCGTGCCCGTTACGGCGTTGAATACAATGGTAAAAACCTACTGGCGGAAGGCACCTTCTCTAAGGGCGCTGAAATCCAAGACGGTTACCCAGAATTCTCTGACAAACTGCTTAAGCAACTCGGTTGGTGGGATGATCTGACTGCAGAAGAAAAAGCGGCTGCAGAAGGTAAAAACTGGAAAACTGATTTGTCAGGCGGCATTGTGCGCGTGGCGATCAAGCACGGTTGTATTCCGTTTGGTAATGCGAAAGCCCGTTGTATTGTTTGGACTTTCCCAGACCAAGCCCCTGTACACCGCGAGCCAATTTATACAGCCCGCCGTGACTTAGTGGCTAAATACCCAACCTATGACGATATGCAAGTACATCGTCTACCAACACTGTATAAGACGCTCCAAGAGAACGACTTAAGCGGTAAATATCCATTAGTCATGACCTCTGGTCGTTTAGTGGAATACGAAGGTGGTGGTGAAGAATCTCGTTGTAACCCATGGCTGGCTGAGCTTCAACAGGAAATGTTCATTGAGATCAGCCCTGCTGACGCTGCTGACCGAGCTATCCGCAACGGTGAGTTTGTATGGGTAGAAGGTGCTGAAGGCGGTCGTATCAAGGTACAAGCCATGGTGACGCCACGCGTAGCACCGGGTGTAACCTTTATGCCATACCACTTTGCGGGTGTGATGCACGGAGAAAGTTTAGCGGCTAACTATCCAGAAGGCACTGTGCCTTACGTTATCGGTGAATCCTGTAACACGGCACTGACCTATGGTTATGACCCTGTGACCCAAATGCAGGAAACCAAAGCGTCGCTCTGTCAGATCGTTAAAGCATAAGTGCAGCTTAAGCTAGGAGAATTGCCACTATGGCTACAATGAAATTTTTGTGTGATACCAAGCGCTGCATCGAATGTAACGGTTGTGTCACTGCTTGTAAAAACGAAAACGACTCCGCGCTCGAATGGGGTATCCAACGCCGCCGCGTCGTGACCATCAATGATGGTAAACCCGGTGAAGCGTCAATCTCTGTCGCTTGTATGCATTGTTCAGACGCGCCTTGTATGGCTGTTTGCCCAGCAAACTGCTTCTACAAAACCGAAGATGGCATCGTACTGCACGACAAAGATACCTGTATTGGTTGTGGTTATTGTTTGTATGCCTGTCCTTTTGGCGCACCACAGTTCCCACAAAAAGGGGCCTTTGGTAACCGCGGCAAGATGGACAAATGTACCTTCTGTGCTGGCGGCCCAGAAGAAACTCACTCAGAGGCAGAGCGCCAGAAGTACGGTTCAAACCGTATTGCTGAAGGCAAACTACCAATGTGTGCAGAACTATGTGCCACTAAAGCCCTGCTCGCTGGTGATGCTGAAGTTGTTTCTAACATCTTCCGTGAGCGCGTGGCTTACCGTGGTGCTAAAAACGCGGCTTGGAATTAATTCAGGTCACAGGATCTGTCCACAGACTTAGCTTGGCGCCTGCTGGCAGGCGCCACTAAGTGAGAGAGGATGTATGATGAACAAATGGTTCAAACACATAGGTTTAGCCATAGCACTGCTATTTAGTGCCGTGTGTCTAGCCAATGGTGGTGATGGACAGGCGATCCAACCTCAAGCCGCTGATGCCCAAATTTGGGCACAGCTGAAGGATGGCGCCACGGGATACACTGCCTCCCAAAGTGAGTTCCATGCGCAGCCGATCAATACCTATGATCTGCGCGTGCTGGAACTGCGTAGCGACTGGTTAGCACCCGCTCTAATGGCGGCGCTATTTGGTATGATCATTATCTTTGTCTTATTTATCAAGGTGAACGGCATCTCCAAGCTACACCATGGTTTTTCAGGCAAGATGGTATATCGCTGGTCTAAGTTTGACGTTTCAATCCACTGGTTAGGTGCAATCCCTTGTTTGTTATTAATTTTAACAGGCTTGGTATTGCTCGCTGGACGCTTCTTCTTCCAACCTTGGTTGGGTGAGGGTTTCTGGGCAGGCTTAGTCTATGGTGCCAAACAAGTCCACGACGTGATGGCCATTCCTTTCATGATCGGTTGGGCACTGATGATCACCCTATGGGCGAAAAACCAGCTACCCAAAATGTACGATGTGAAGTGGTTTATGGTCGTTGGTGGTTACATCAACTTCGGCCCATTCAAAGGTAAGCACCCTGACGCAGGCTTTGCTAACGCCGGCGAAAAAATGTGGTTCTGGGCCTTTGCCCTGTTCGGGTTGATCATTTCAGCATCAGGTATGTTGTTACTGTTCCCAAACCTGTTCGAGCCAAGCCGCACCTTAAGCTTAATCGCGCTGGTATTGCACTCTGTTAGTGCCATCGTGATCTGCGCTTTCTCTATCGTGCACATCTTTATGGCAACTGTCATGTCAGAAGGTGGTATGGAGTGTATGGTGTCTGGTTATTGCGATGAAAACTGGGCAAGCCAGCATCACAATCTATGGTTTGATGAAATCAAAGCCAACGGCACGTTACAATATAAAGAGTAACATACTCTGATAAAACAAAACCTCCACAGCAAACTGTGGAGGTTTTTTTATGGGTGTAGATTTTGAGTGCTCAGTAAACCAACTGCTTAGAAGCGATACATCGCAGATACACCAATATTTCTTGGGTCAATAATCGCGGCATAACCGTCGGGATAACTGCGGCTTGCGGGTTCATTGACTGTCATTGCTTGTTCATCAAATAAGTTATTCACAAAGCCACTGACTCTCCAACTATCCGTTTGATAATCAAGGCTTACACGCGCAACCACATAATCACCCGCCACTCTAGATTCGGTATTATTGATATCCGCAAAATACTCACCAACATAATGGCCGGCAAAACCGAATGAGAACGCGTCACTCAGCCAGTATTTCAAGCCAGCATTGGCTGTAACGTGCGGCGCCGAGTTCAACTGATTACCGATAATGTCGCCATAGCTAGGATCGGCTTGTTTGATTTCACTATCGAGTAACCCTACGCCCGAAATAAACTGCCAGTTTTCCGTTAACATGGCGCTGAATTCGGCCTCAACCCCGTAGCTGACCGCTTTATCGATATTGGTAATTTTACGTGCGCTATTAGACGCTTGATAACCATCAAAATCGTTGTAGAAGAGGTTGGCACTTAAGTTCACATCGCCATTGGCAAATGCGCTACGGCTACTCAGTTCATAGGTATTAACAAACTCCTCATCGTAGTAGTAATACTCGCTTTCCACCAAAGACAGCGCGCCACCGCCTGAGTTATAACCACGACGAACACTGGCCGCTAAGGTGGTATTATCATTCAGCGCGTATTGCAGAACCAACTTCGGCAGGGTAACGGTATTGGCGTCATCGAGTTTTTCTAGCAGTTGACTGCCTTGATAGAGCATAGTGAAGTTACGTAATTGCTCCTCACGCATCACTCGGCCACCGACAGTAATCCAGAGTGAGTCGGCGAGCCCATAGGTGACCTCACCATAAACGGAGGCGGACTTAGTACT comes from Shewanella oneidensis MR-1 and encodes:
- a CDS encoding twin-arginine translocation signal domain-containing protein, encoding MKQQPSDLSRRSLLKALTVGSVAGAAIAATGISAAQASESSKVTTKEPKGYHETAHIISYYDSLRS
- a CDS encoding formate dehydrogenase subunit gamma, with the translated sequence MLNKQLNKSLRSLFALMVLVMGLGLGSVMSASPVQASDQQSSQQQAKAQTSEADLWRAVKSGETGYTTAEGVEAGVLINVAGNQGKELRNQYITPIMALAVTGVFGVFLLFYLVNGPSKLSHGFSGKMVVRWSKADLWIHWIMAISCLVLMFTGLTIMLGKHVVQELLGPDIWAPLIYGSKTVHDWAGPIFIVSWIVCVVKWMPLQTFKMYDLKWFLVVGGYINFGPFKGKHPDSGFANAGEKMWFWTLTLFGLFISVSGIMLVLPGLDLPREASMAALLIHSISAVILIAFTIVHIWMATVLSEGGMECMKSGYCDENWAIQHHNLWYDEIKANGSLRYKD
- a CDS encoding molybdopterin-dependent oxidoreductase gives rise to the protein MKLTRKSDVAQVANKPTLGISRRQFMKQAGIATGGIAAASLMGTGMMRRAEAKDVPYDAPIEIKRTICSACAVGCGLYAEVQNGVWTGQEPAFDHPFNAGGHCAKGAALREHGHGEKRLKYPMKLVDGKWKKISWEDAINEVGDQMLNIRKESGPDSVYFMGSAKFSNEGCYAYRKLAAMWGTNNVDHSARICHSTTVAGVANTWGYGAQTNSFNDIQNANAIFLIGANPAEAHPVSMQHILIAKEKNNAKIIVVDPRFSRTAAHSDLHCAIRPGTDIPFIYGMLWHIFENGWEDKTFIQHRVFEMETIRAEVKKFPPKEVANITGVSEEVVYQAAKLMAENRPGTVIWCMGGTQHHVGNANTRAYCILQLALGNMGVSGGGTNIFRGHDNVQAATDLGLLFDNLPGYYGLTTAAWEHWTNVWELDMEWMKSRFDHGTYLGREPMTTPGMPCSRWFDGVLLEKDKLAQKDNIRMAFFWGQSVNTGTRQRDVRDALDKLDTVVVVDPFPTIAGIMHSRKNGVYLLPACTQFEASGAVSNSGRSIQWREQVIQPLFESKNDIEIMYMLAKKVGISEQWAKRWNIAGNMPVVEDISREINRGMWTIGYTGQSPERIKQHTQNWGTFSNKTLEAAGGPCKGETYGLPWPCWGTPEAKHPGTQILYNQDKHVKDGGGNFRARYGVEYNGKNLLAEGTFSKGAEIQDGYPEFSDKLLKQLGWWDDLTAEEKAAAEGKNWKTDLSGGIVRVAIKHGCIPFGNAKARCIVWTFPDQAPVHREPIYTARRDLVAKYPTYDDMQVHRLPTLYKTLQENDLSGKYPLVMTSGRLVEYEGGGEESRCNPWLAELQQEMFIEISPADAADRAIRNGEFVWVEGAEGGRIKVQAMVTPRVAPGVTFMPYHFAGVMHGESLAANYPEGTVPYVIGESCNTALTYGYDPVTQMQETKASLCQIVKA
- the fdh3B gene encoding formate dehydrogenase FDH3 subunit beta; this translates as MAVMKFLCDTKRCIECNGCVTACKNENDSALEWGIQRRRVVTINDGQPGEASISVACMHCTDAPCMAVCPADCFYRTDDGIVLHNKDTCIGCGYCFYACPFGAPQFPKKTAFGSRGKMDKCTFCAGGPEETFSEAEHKKYGANRIAEGKLPMCAELCATKALLAGDAEVVSNIYRQRMASRGNPNVIWGYNPKTGEIN
- a CDS encoding formate dehydrogenase subunit gamma, with the translated sequence MNKWFKHIGLAIALLFSAVCLANGGDGQAIQPQAADAQIWAQLKDGATGYTASQSEFHAQPINTYDLRVLELRSDWLAPALMAALFGMIIIFVLFIKVNGISKLHHGFSGKMVYRWSKFDVSIHWLGAIPCLLLILTGLVLLAGRFFFQPWLGEGFWAGLVYGAKQVHDVMAIPFMIGWALMITLWAKNQLPKMYDVKWFMVVGGYINFGPFKGKHPDAGFANAGEKMWFWAFALFGLIISASGMLLLFPNLFEPSRTLSLIALVLHSVSAIVICAFSIVHIFMATVMSEGGMECMVSGYCDENWASQHHNLWFDEIKANGTLQYKE
- the fdh3B gene encoding formate dehydrogenase FDH3 subunit beta, which produces MATMKFLCDTKRCIECNGCVTACKNENDSALEWGIQRRRVVTINDGKPGEASISVACMHCSDAPCMAVCPANCFYKTEDGIVLHDKDTCIGCGYCLYACPFGAPQFPQKGAFGNRGKMDKCTFCAGGPEETHSEAERQKYGSNRIAEGKLPMCAELCATKALLAGDAEVVSNIFRERVAYRGAKNAAWN